The Microbispora sp. ZYX-F-249 sequence GCCCCCGATGCGGCTCGCGCGGCCGGTGCGCACCGCGGACGGGCCGGTCGTGGTGGACGTCATCCAACCGGAGGACGTGCCCCGGGAGGGCAGGGCGCCCGCCCGGGTGATTCCCGGAGGCGCGGACGTGGCCGCGCGGGAGCCCGCCGCGCCGTCGCGTACGCCGCTCCCCCGCTCCTCCGGCGCCTCCACGGGCGGCCGGGGCGACCCTGCCCTGGTGGAGGACTTCGGCGGGCAGGCGCTGCGCCTCGGCGGGGGCGGCCGGGAGGTGGACCTGTCGGCCTCGTCGGTCCAGCGGTACGGCCGCTGGGAGGTCCGCCTGCGCGCCGAGGACGGCGCGCTTCCCGTCGCGCTGCTGCGGTCCGCCCGGCCTGACGCCGGCCAGTACGAAGACTTCCGGCACGCCGGCTCGGAATACGCCGGCCCGCAGGACGACATCCCGGAATCGGCGCGCTTCGCGGACACGGACGGCGCGGGGACGGACGGCGCGGACGCCGGGGACGAGGCGATCGGCGTGACGGCGATCCCGGGCGGGCGGCGCGTGGAGCTCTCCGTCCGGCAGGGCCGGGAATCGGCCCAGGCCGCGCTCGCGGCCGACTTGACCCAATGGCACACCATCGCCGTCGACCGGCTGCCCGGCCGGGTGACCTTCTGGCTGGACGGCAGGCAGGTGTGGAACTACACCGGCCCGTACGTCCCCCGGTCCGAGGGCATGGGCCTGGTGCTGCGCAACGACGCCTCCGGTGGCACGGTGTACGTCGACCGGGTGCGCGTCTACCGGGCTCCGGGGCGATAGCCTTCCGGTGATCTCGACAGCCGGGGCGCGGGCCGCCTCGGCTGTCACCGGTGGTCCGGGGCGCGCTCGGCGAGCGATCCTCGGCGTCCGCTTCATGGACGCCGCCCTCAGGTCGCATCAGGCTCGGCGAGCACATTCGCCCCCGCGATGCCGGTCGCACCGGCGGCCCACTCCCGCGCGGCAGGTGAGCAGGTCTCAGGGCTGGATGTTCTCCAGGTCCCCGAGGGTGAGGGCGCTGGAGGCCGGCTGGTTCATGGCGAAGATCGGACCGAATGGGCCGGAGTTCTCCTGCGGCACCGCCGCGACCGGCAGGCCGAGTCTCCGGCCGACGACGAGATCGGCCGGGCAAGGGCGAGCATGTCGCCGACCGGCCGCGGCACCTGTGATCATGTGAGACATGGGGGCGGGTGTGAGCGGACGGGACGGCACGGCCGGGCGGCCCACGGCGGAACCGGCTGCGGAACCGGCTGCGGAACCGGCTGTGGACCCGGCAGCGGAGCCGTCTGTGGAGGCGGTCCGGGCGGGCGACGAGGCCGTGTTCGGGGCGCTCGCCGCGCGTCACCGGCACGAGCTGCGAGTGCACTGTTACCGGATGCTCGGGTCGTTCACCGACGCGGAGGACCTGGTGCAGGAGACGCTCCTGCGGGCCTGGCGCGGGCGGGAGGGCTTCGAGGGGCGCTCGACGTTCCGGGCCTGGCTCTACCGGATCGCCACGAACGCCTGCCTGGACGCACTGTCCGGCGCCCGCGCCCGCGAGGTGGTGGCGGACGTCCAGGGACACCCGGGGCGCCCGGCCCCGGCCGACGTCCCCTGGCTCCAGCCCTATCCGGACGAACTGCTCGATCTGGCGGCGCCGGACGAGGGCGGGCCGGACGCGGCCGCCATCGCCCGGGAGACGGTCGAGCTGGCGTTCCTCGCGGCGATCCAGCACCTCCCGCCGCGGCAGCGGGCCGTGCTGATCCTGCGCGACGTGGCCGGCTGGCCGGTGGCCGAGACCGCCGGGGCGCTGGAGATGAGCGTCGCCTCGGTCAAGAGCGCGCTGCAGCGCGCCCGCGCGACGCTGCGCGACCGCCTGCCCAGGCGGCGGGCGGACTGGGCCGCGGCCACCCGGCCCAGCCGCGACGAGCTCGACCTGCTGGAGCGGTACGTCGCCGCGTCCAGGAACGCCGACCTGACGGGGCTGGCGGCGCTGCTGCGCGAGGACGTCCGCCAGGCCATGCCGCCCGCCGCCCTGGTGTTCGCCGGGCGGGCGGCCGTGCTCGACATGTGGCGTCCGGTCCTGGAAGGCGAGGAGCGCTGGGGCGAGTGGCACTGCGTCCCGCTCGCGGTCAACCGGCAGCCCGCGGTGGCGAACTACGTGCGGCGGCCCGGGGAGACCTCCTTCGGCGCGGTCAACATCGACGTCCTGTGCGCCGAGGACGGCCTCGTCACGGAGATCACCACCTTCGGCCCCGAGCTGCTGCCCCACTTCGGCCTGCCGCTCACAATCGAGGCCACCGTTACTAAACCGTGATGTAAATCCTCCGTGCGGACCGATTCCCTTCCTCCGCCCGCGCCGTCATAGGAGCGCACTCGCACGAACGGAAGAAGGAGGACACCATGTCGGACATCACCGGGCCGGACATCACCGGGCCGGACATCACCGGGCCGGACATCACCGGGACGGACATCACCGGGACGGCGCAGCCGGACGAGCAGGTCAGGGCGCTGGACCGGCTCGTCGGCTCCTGGCGCGTGACCGGCGGCGCGGAGGGCACGGTCACCTACCGCTGGATGGAGGGGGGCTTCTTCCTCATCCAGGACATCCGCCTGGAGCAGGACGGCCGGCCGATCGCCGGCATCGAGATCATCGGCCGTGAGAAGCCCTACGGGGCGGACGCGCCGAGCGAGGAGATCAAGTCCCGCTATTACGGCGGCGGAGGCGACACCCTCGACTACGTCTACGAACTCGACGGCGACACGCTGACCATCTGGGGCGGCGCGAAGGGGTCTCCGGCGTACTTCCGGGGCACCTTCACCACCGGCGACGACGCCATGACCGGCCGCTGGCACTACCCGGGCGGCGGGGGCTACGAGTCGAACATGACCCGGATCCACTAGGTCACACGTGGCCGGGGAGGAGGGCCGCCGCCTTCAGCGACAGGTGGAGCAGCAGGCGGTCCTCCCCGTCGGCGAGATCGAGCCCGGTGAGGTGCCCGGCCTTGCCCAGCCGGTAGTACAGCGTCTGCCGGTGCACGCCCAGCGCCGCCGCCGTCTCCTGGACCTGTCCGGCGTGGTCGAGGTAGGCCTCCACGCTCATGGCGATCCGGGGCGTGAGCGCGGCGGACTCGGCGGCGAGGTCGGCCAGGTCGCGCGGGGACAGCCGGGCCAGCAGCCGATAGACGCCGAGCCCGCTCCAGTCGGCGACCGGGGCGTGCCGCTCGACGTGCTCGGCCACCCGCAGCGCCAGCAGCGCCTCCCGCCAGCTCTGCCAGGCCTCCCCCGGGTCGTCGCGCGGGCCCCCGATCCCCGCGGCCATGCCGTACAGGCCGTGCAGGAGGCGGGCGACGTGCGCGGCCTGCGCGGCGGGCGCCAGCACGGCGAGGAGCGGCGCGTCCACGGCCGTCTCGGTCACGTCCGGGTCGGCCAGCACGCCGCGCGGCAGCGTGCGCGGCGGCCCCGGGACCTCCGCCGGCGTCCGGACGGCCACCGCCGTCACCGGTCCCTCGGCGTCTACCCCGGCGGTGGCGCGGACCGCGGGGTCGGCGGAGAAGAACTGGCGCAGCGGGGCGTGCCGGCCCCGGGCCTGCGTGGCCAGCAGCGCGGCCGCCCGGCCGACCAGCGGCGCGACGGCGGCCAGGCGCTCGTCGGTGAGCGCGCCGGATTCGAGCGCCCACAGGTAGCCGTAGGTCACCCCGCCGTGCCGCAGCGGCACGCACACGCGGCCGAGCAGGCCGGGCAGCCCGGGGATGCGCACCGGGCCCGTCGCGGTGGCGATGCCGTACGCCTCGAAGTGGGCGCGCACCTCGTCGGACGCGTGCCGGCGCAGGATCGACTCCTGCCGGACGCGGTCGATGTCCCCGCTCTGCGCGCCGTACGCCAGCAGGTTGAACGAGCGGTCCTCCAGCGTCACGGAGGCGTCCAGCAGGCGGGAGATCTCATCGACGATGTCTTGCATGCTGACATTCTTGTGCATTTGTCGAAAAATGCTGTGGCGGATGTCCGTGGAACTTCCGTGACGTGCGGATTTAGCCTGAGGCCATGCTCGGTTCCCTGCTTCTCGCGGGCTCACGCAGCCCGCTCGCCCGCCGGGCCGTGTCGGGGCTCCCGCTCACGCGCAAGGTCGTCGACCGCTTCGTGGCCGGAGAGTCCGCCGCGGACGCCGTCGCCGCGACGCGCCGCCTGACCGGCTCGGGGCTGTCCGTCACCATCGACCATCTGGGCGAGGAGGTCCGGGATCCCGGGACCGCCGTCGCCGCCGCCAAGGCGTACGTCTCACTGCTGGAGGAGCTGCGGCCGCTCGGCCTCGGCGACCGGGCCGAGGTGTCGGTCAAGCTGTCGGCCGTCGGCCAGGCCCTCGACCCCGGCATGGCCCTGGAGAACGCGCGGCAGATCTGCGCGGCGGCGCGGGAGTGCGGCGCCACGGTCACCCTGGACATGGAGGACCACACCACCGTCGACGCGACGCTCGGCGTGCTGCGCACCCTGCGGGAGGACTTCCCGGAGACCGGCGTGGCGATCCAGGCCTACCTGTTCCGCAGCGAGGCCGACTGCCGCGACCTCGCCGGGTCGCGGGTGCGGCTGGTCAAGGGCGCCTACCGCGAGCCCGCCTCGGTGGCCTGGCAGAGCAAGGCCGAGGTCGACCGCGCGTACGTGCGCTGCCTGCGCGTGCTGATGAACGGCACGGGCTATCCGATGGTGGCCACGCACGACGACCGGCTGATCGCGATCGCCGATTCGCTCGCGGTGAGCGCCGGGCGCGGCACCGGCGACTACGAGTTCCAGATGCTCTACGGCATCCGGGCCGACAGGCAGGCGGCGCTGGCCGCGGCCGGGTCCCGGGTGCGGGTCTACGTCCCCTACGGCGACGACTGGTACGGCTACTTCATGCGCCGCCTGGCCGAGCGCCCGGCCAACGTCGCCTTCTTCCTTCGCGCTCTGAGGGGTAAATGATGGATGCGATCAGCGATGTCCCGGTGCCGGCGAACGAGCCGGTGCACGGGTACGGGCCGGGCAGCGCCGAGCGCGCGGCCCTGGAGACCCGGATCAAGGAGCTGTCCGGGACGGCCCTCGACCTGACGATGACGATCGGCGGCGAGCGGCGCATGGCCGGCGGCGCCCCGATCGACGTCGTGCAGCCGCACAACCACGCCGCCGTGCTCGGCCGTACGGCCGACGCCACCACGGCCGACGTCCGGGCGGCGGTGGACGCGGCGCTGGAGGCCGCGCCGCGCTGGCGGGCCCTGCCGTTCGAGGAGCGCGCCGCGGTGTTCCTCCGGGCCGCCGAGCTGCTCAGCGGCCCCTGGCGGGCCACGCTCAACGCGGCCACCATCCTCGGCCAGTCGAAGTCGGCGCAGCAGGCCGAGATCGACGCCGCGTGCGAGCTGATCGACTTCTTCCGGTTCAACGTCGCCTACGCTCGGCGGCTGCTCGCCGAGCAGCCGCAGTCGTCGCCGGGCGTGTGGAACCGCATGGAGTTCCGCCCGCTGGAGGGCTTCGTCCTGGCGATCACGCCGTTCAACTTCACCTCCATCGCGGCCAACCTGCCGGCGGCGGCGGCCCTGATGGGCAACGTCGTGGTGTGGAAGCCGTCGCCGACGCAGCAGTTCTCCGCGCACTTCACCATGCGGCTGCTGGAGGCGGCCGGGCTGCCGCCCGGAGTGATCAACATGGTCACCGGCAACGGCGGCGCGGTCTCCGAGGTCGCGCTCCCCCATCCGGAGCTGGCCGGCATCCACTTCACCGGTTCGACGGCCACGTTCCAGCACCTGTGGCGCACCGTCGGGGAGAACATCGCGGGCTACCGGGGCTACCCGCGGCTCGTCGGCGAGACCGGCGGCAAGGACTTCATCCTGGCGCACCCGTCCGCGGAGGCCGGGGTGCTGTCCACCGCGCTGCTGCGGGGCGCGTTCGAATACCAGGGCCAGAAGTGCTCG is a genomic window containing:
- a CDS encoding PucR family transcriptional regulator; amino-acid sequence: MQDIVDEISRLLDASVTLEDRSFNLLAYGAQSGDIDRVRQESILRRHASDEVRAHFEAYGIATATGPVRIPGLPGLLGRVCVPLRHGGVTYGYLWALESGALTDERLAAVAPLVGRAAALLATQARGRHAPLRQFFSADPAVRATAGVDAEGPVTAVAVRTPAEVPGPPRTLPRGVLADPDVTETAVDAPLLAVLAPAAQAAHVARLLHGLYGMAAGIGGPRDDPGEAWQSWREALLALRVAEHVERHAPVADWSGLGVYRLLARLSPRDLADLAAESAALTPRIAMSVEAYLDHAGQVQETAAALGVHRQTLYYRLGKAGHLTGLDLADGEDRLLLHLSLKAAALLPGHV
- a CDS encoding RNA polymerase subunit sigma-70; translation: MEAVRAGDEAVFGALAARHRHELRVHCYRMLGSFTDAEDLVQETLLRAWRGREGFEGRSTFRAWLYRIATNACLDALSGARAREVVADVQGHPGRPAPADVPWLQPYPDELLDLAAPDEGGPDAAAIARETVELAFLAAIQHLPPRQRAVLILRDVAGWPVAETAGALEMSVASVKSALQRARATLRDRLPRRRADWAAATRPSRDELDLLERYVAASRNADLTGLAALLREDVRQAMPPAALVFAGRAAVLDMWRPVLEGEERWGEWHCVPLAVNRQPAVANYVRRPGETSFGAVNIDVLCAEDGLVTEITTFGPELLPHFGLPLTIEATVTKP
- the pruA gene encoding L-glutamate gamma-semialdehyde dehydrogenase, with the protein product MDAISDVPVPANEPVHGYGPGSAERAALETRIKELSGTALDLTMTIGGERRMAGGAPIDVVQPHNHAAVLGRTADATTADVRAAVDAALEAAPRWRALPFEERAAVFLRAAELLSGPWRATLNAATILGQSKSAQQAEIDAACELIDFFRFNVAYARRLLAEQPQSSPGVWNRMEFRPLEGFVLAITPFNFTSIAANLPAAAALMGNVVVWKPSPTQQFSAHFTMRLLEAAGLPPGVINMVTGNGGAVSEVALPHPELAGIHFTGSTATFQHLWRTVGENIAGYRGYPRLVGETGGKDFILAHPSAEAGVLSTALLRGAFEYQGQKCSAASRAYVPRSLWTRMRDDFVSAAESLTVGDVSGDLSTFMGAVIDARAFAKHREAIDRARAADSIEVLTGSYDDSAGYFVRPTVLECADPADEVFVKEYFGPILAVHVYDDAAYDGVLDQMESVAPYALTGSVIARDRYAIADATERLRFAAGNFYVNDKPTGAVVGQQPFGGARASGTNDKAGSIFNLIRWVNARTIKETFVPPVVGGPYKGDVPQGGWQQPDLGELGY
- a CDS encoding proline dehydrogenase family protein, whose product is MLGSLLLAGSRSPLARRAVSGLPLTRKVVDRFVAGESAADAVAATRRLTGSGLSVTIDHLGEEVRDPGTAVAAAKAYVSLLEELRPLGLGDRAEVSVKLSAVGQALDPGMALENARQICAAARECGATVTLDMEDHTTVDATLGVLRTLREDFPETGVAIQAYLFRSEADCRDLAGSRVRLVKGAYREPASVAWQSKAEVDRAYVRCLRVLMNGTGYPMVATHDDRLIAIADSLAVSAGRGTGDYEFQMLYGIRADRQAALAAAGSRVRVYVPYGDDWYGYFMRRLAERPANVAFFLRALRGK